In the genome of Streptomyces sp. SLBN-118, the window CGTCCTCCGTGATCGCCCTCGCGGTCTCTTCCGGGTCCTCGAAGTAGCCCTGCATCACGTTGTGCCCGCGCACCAGCACCTCACCGGGCTCGCCGCCCGCCGCCGCCACGCGAACCTCCGTGCCGGGGATCGCGCGGCCCGAGGTGATCGCGATCGTCTCTGGGGCGTCGCCGCGGCGGCACATGGTGACGATGCCGCTCGCCTCGGAGAGCCCGTACGCCGTCAGGACGGTGTCGATGTGGAGTTCGGTGCGCAGTCGCTCGACCAGCTGGAGCGGCACCACCGCCGCGCCGGTGACGACGAGCCGGAGCGCGGTCAGATCGTGCTGGTCGCGCGCCGGATGGTCGAGCAGGGACTGGTGCAGCGTCGGCGGGCCCGGCAGGACCGAGATGCGCTCGGATGCGATGTTGGCCAGCACGGTGTCGACGTTGAAGACGGGCTGCGGCACCATCGTCGCGCCGCGCGTGAGGCAGGCGATGATGCCCGCCTTGTAGCCGAAGGTGTGGAAGAAGGGGTTCACGATCAGATAGCGGTCGCCTTCCCGCAACCCGGCGAGCTCGCTCCACACGTCATAGCAGCGCAGGGTCTGCGCGTGGGTGATGACGGCCCCTTTGGGGCGGCCGGTGGTGCCCGAGGTGTAGATGATGTCGGAGGGGGCCGAGGACCGGATCGAGTCGGCCCGGGTGCGTACGTCCGCCGCCGTGACGCCGTCGCCGCCCGCCAGGAAGTCCTTCCAGGTGCGGTAGTCCTCGGGGGCGCTGTCGGCGAGGACCACCACCTGCTCCAGATCGGGCAGGTCCACCTCCGCGCGCCGCAGGGACGCGACGTACGAGGTGCCGAGGAAGGTGCCGGTGACGAAGAGCAGTCTGGCGCGGCAGCGTTGGAGGACGTACGCGGCTTCCGTGCCCTTGAAGCGGGTGTTCAGCGGTACCAGTACCGCCCCGGCCGTCACCGCGCCGAGTGCCGAGACGATCCAGTCGAGGGTGTTGGGAGCCCAGATGGCGATCCGGTCGCCGGGCCGCACACCTGCCGCCATACACGCGGCGGCGGCGCGTTCGACGCGCTCGCCCAGTTCGGCGTACGAGACGCGGGTGCGGCCCTCGACGACGGCCTCCCGGTCCGCGTACCGTCCGGCAGCGCTCCGTACCAGCCTCGGGATGGTGCCCCACTCCAGGTCGCCGCGCATCGCAAGCCCTTCCGCCGCAGTCCCGCTCGGTAGCCGACTAATAGCTGACTACCCGTCAGATTAGCTGTACCCTCCCCCTCATGGCGAGCCTCAAGGACGCAGCCGCGATAGCCGGAATCGGACAGACGGCCTTCGCGAAACAACTCCCCGAATCCGAGAAGACCCTGGCCTGCCGGGCCATCCTGGCCGCGCTCGACGACGCGGGGATCGCCCCGTCGGAGGTCGACGGCTTTGCCTCGTACACCATGGAGGAGACGGACGAGGTCGAGATCGCGAAGTCCGTCGGCGCGGGTGACGTGACCTTCTTCTCCAAGGCCGGCTACGGCGGCGGCGGTTCGTGCGCCACCGTCGCCCATCTCGCCGGGGCCGTCGCGACCGGACAGGCGAGCGTGGGGGTCGCCTGGCGGTCCCGGAAGAGGGGCTCGGGACCCCGACCCTGGAAGAACACCGCAGTCCAGCTACCCACCCCCGCGCAGTGGACCCGGCCCTTCGGGCTGCTGCGCCCCGCGGACGAGATCGGCATGCTCGCGCGGCGCTATATGCACGAGTACGGCGCCACCCGCGACCACCTCTTCAATGTCGCCCTCGCCTGCCGCAACCGGGCCAACCAGAACCCCGCCGCCGTGATGTACGAACGGCCCCTGACGCGCGACATGTATATGACCTCGCGCTGGATCAGCGAGCCGCTCTGCCTCTTCGACAACTGCCTGGAGACCGACGGCGCGCTGGCCTGCGTCGTCGTCAGCGCCGAGCGCGCCCGCGACTGCCGGCACCGGCCGGTCTACGTCCACTCCGCCGCCCAGGGCCTGCCCTCCCAGCACCACGGAATGGTCAACTACTGGAACGACGACCCGCTCACGGGACCCGCCTGGACGGCCGCCCGCCGGCTGTGGAAGACCGCCGACTTCGGCCCGCAGGACGTGGACGTCGCCCAGATATACGACGCGTTCACCCCGCTCATACCGCTCTCCCTGGAGGGCTACGGCTTCTGCGGCAGGGGTGAGGGCGCGGCGTTCACCGAGGGCGGCGCCCTGGAGATCGGGGGCCGCCTCCCGCTCAACACCGGCGGCGGCGGACTCTCCGAGGCGTATGTCCACGGCTTCAACCTCATCAACGAGGGTGTGAAGCAACTGCGCGGCACGTCCACCGCACAGGTCCCCGACGCCGCTACCTGCCTGGTCACAGCGGGCGAGGGAGTTCCCACGTCGGCCGTTCTGCTGAGGAGTTGAGATGCTCACACCGGTCCTCGACGAGGACGGCGCGCCGTTCTGGGAGTACGCCGCGCAGGGCGAGCTGCGCATCCAGAACTGCGCTGCCTGCGGTGAGCTGCGCTTCCCGCCGCGGCCCTGCTGTCCGCACTGCGGGTCCTTCGACAGCCAGTGGCGCAGGATGAGCGGGCGCGGCCGGATCTGGTCCTATGTCGTCCCCCACCCGCCGCTGCTGCCCGCGTACGCGGCCGTGGCTCCGTACAACGCGGTCGTCGTCGAACTCCTGGACGCGCCCCGGATCCGGCTGGTGGGCAATGTGGTCGCGGCGCCGGATGCCCCGCTCGACTCCGTCGACCCGGCGGGGCTGCGGATCGGCGCCGGGGTGAAGGTGGCGTTCACGCGACTCGACGGCATCACCGTGCCGCGCTGGCTCCTGGAGCGGGCATGAGCGTCCGTGTCGAGACCGAGAAGGAGACGGGCGTCGCCTGCGTCACGCTGGACCGGCCCGAGAAGCACAACGCGATCGATCTGGGAATGGCTGGGGAACTGGCCTCTGTGTGGCGGGAGTTCCGCTTCGACGACACCGTGCGGGCGGTGGTGGTGACGGGCGCGGGCGACAAGGCCTTCTGCACCGGCATCGACCGCTCGGTGGACGTGCGGCAGCCCTCGTCCCCGTACTCGATCGACGATCCGCTGATCGCGATCGGCCCGAAGGCGAACGACCTGTGGAAGCCGGTGATCGCGGCGGTGGAGGGGATGGCGTGCGGCGGGGCTTTCTATCTGCTCGGCGAGAGCGAGTTCGTGGTGGCCTCGCGGGAAGCCACATTCTTCGATCCGCATACGACATACGGCATGGTCAGCGCGTACGAAACGATCTATCTGGCACAGCGCATGCCGTACGGCGAAGTGGCGCGGACAGCGCTGATGGGGACGGCGGAACGGACGTCGGCGCGGCGGGCGTACGAGACGGGGCTGGTGTCCGAACTCACGGAGCCGGGTGGGGCGTTGGACGCGGCGCTGGGATGCGCCCGGATCATCGCGTCGTACCCCACGGGGGCGGTGCAGGGGACGGTACGGGCTGTGTGGGCGGCCCGGGAGGGGGCGCGGGGACAGGCGGTGGCCCATGCGCCGCACCTGATCGCTCTGGGGAATCTGGCGGCAGAGGGGCAGGCGGAGCTGTTCCAGGGGCGGGGGCGGGGCGGGTACCGGTTGCGGTAGCCCGGGCGGGGGGGCGCCTGCCGCGGGCCCACGCGAGCCCGGCAAGATCGACCGGACAGGGCCCAGCCCAGCCGCACATCGATACAGCCCCCGCCCTCCGGGCTGAAGGCGTGGCCCTGACGCGCCTTCAAGCCCTCAGTCGTCGCTCCGCGCCTGCGCCTCGCACTTGCTCACCCGCGCCACCGACGTGGGGCTCTGCATCCTGACCTGCACCGTCCGGGTCTCCCCGCCGTCCAGCGTGACGTCGGTGTATCCGCGGTCGACGACATCGCCCCCGGCGTTCAGGAACACCACGTCCACCTCGTACCGGTGTGAAGCGCCTGCCTCCGCGACGACCTTCACCGTGGCGGACGTGTCGGCCTTGCGCTTGCCGCGGGCCTTGTTCACACAGTCGACGACATAGGCGCGCGCCGCGGCGGTGGCCGAGTCCGTCGGCGTGGGTGCGCCGGTGTACGAGTCCGAGCCGGAGGAGACCGACGATCCGGACGAGCCGTAGTCGTCATCGTCGTAGTCGTGGTAACCGCCGTTCGACTTCTTCGAGTTCGAGCAGCCGCCCCCGCCACCCCCGCCGCTCTTCGACCTGCTCTTGCCGCCCTTACCGCCCTTGCCGGTCGTGTGCGAGTTCGAGAAGCCCGTCAGGGCAAGCATCACGACGACGAGTACGGCCGCGAGCTTTGCATGCCGGCGCACAATGGCCACCTTCCCCCGGTGCTGCGGCACTTGACGTACCTGACGACAGCGCGCGACACCGTAGCAGTCGCGAATCACCGGAGGGTCGGCGGCTCGGTGTCCCGCTCCGGGTCCGTGCGGCCGCTCATCACCACCGCGGCCACCAGCAGCAGTACGCCGCCGCCCACCGCGCATGCGACCCCGTCACCGAGACCGCCTCCCTCGCCTCCGAGAGTCAGGCTGCCCGCCGCCTGTCCCTGGCGGACCATCCACAGGACCGTGAAGCCGAGCACGATCACCCCCGAGAGCGCGACCAGCAGCCGCGAGCGCAGGACGAGGCCGATCAGGGTCACCAGGGCCGCGAAGGCGAAGGGCAGCAGGATCGAGACCTGCAGATCGGCCTTGACGTCCGTGATGCCGTTGAACAGGTCCTGGATGCGGTAGTAGCGGCCGTGACGGCCGTCGTACCAGTCACGGAAGGGGCTCCATACGGCGGCCGTCGCTCCAATGAGGGCGAGGACCGAGCCGATGACGTTGCGCATCATCACCGGCCTCCCTGCGCCGCTCTCGGTCACGACGCTACGCCCGGACCGTGCCCGTCGCCATCGGGGCCCTCCCCGTCATCCCGGCGCCCCCCGGCCGGTCGCCGTGCCCTTGACCGCGTCCAGCGCGTACACACAGCGGTCCTTGCTG includes:
- a CDS encoding FadD3 family acyl-CoA ligase, which gives rise to MRGDLEWGTIPRLVRSAAGRYADREAVVEGRTRVSYAELGERVERAAAACMAAGVRPGDRIAIWAPNTLDWIVSALGAVTAGAVLVPLNTRFKGTEAAYVLQRCRARLLFVTGTFLGTSYVASLRRAEVDLPDLEQVVVLADSAPEDYRTWKDFLAGGDGVTAADVRTRADSIRSSAPSDIIYTSGTTGRPKGAVITHAQTLRCYDVWSELAGLREGDRYLIVNPFFHTFGYKAGIIACLTRGATMVPQPVFNVDTVLANIASERISVLPGPPTLHQSLLDHPARDQHDLTALRLVVTGAAVVPLQLVERLRTELHIDTVLTAYGLSEASGIVTMCRRGDAPETIAITSGRAIPGTEVRVAAAGGEPGEVLVRGHNVMQGYFEDPEETARAITEDGWLRTGDVGVLDEGGNLRITDRIKDMFIVGGFNAYPAEIEQLLGLHPDIADIAVIGIPDARLGEVGKAYAVRRAGSTLTADDLIAWSRREMANYKVPREVEFVGDLPRNASGKVLKGELRARAGVA
- a CDS encoding lipid-transfer protein, which produces MASLKDAAAIAGIGQTAFAKQLPESEKTLACRAILAALDDAGIAPSEVDGFASYTMEETDEVEIAKSVGAGDVTFFSKAGYGGGGSCATVAHLAGAVATGQASVGVAWRSRKRGSGPRPWKNTAVQLPTPAQWTRPFGLLRPADEIGMLARRYMHEYGATRDHLFNVALACRNRANQNPAAVMYERPLTRDMYMTSRWISEPLCLFDNCLETDGALACVVVSAERARDCRHRPVYVHSAAQGLPSQHHGMVNYWNDDPLTGPAWTAARRLWKTADFGPQDVDVAQIYDAFTPLIPLSLEGYGFCGRGEGAAFTEGGALEIGGRLPLNTGGGGLSEAYVHGFNLINEGVKQLRGTSTAQVPDAATCLVTAGEGVPTSAVLLRS
- a CDS encoding Zn-ribbon domain-containing OB-fold protein — translated: MLTPVLDEDGAPFWEYAAQGELRIQNCAACGELRFPPRPCCPHCGSFDSQWRRMSGRGRIWSYVVPHPPLLPAYAAVAPYNAVVVELLDAPRIRLVGNVVAAPDAPLDSVDPAGLRIGAGVKVAFTRLDGITVPRWLLERA
- a CDS encoding enoyl-CoA hydratase/isomerase family protein, with the protein product MSVRVETEKETGVACVTLDRPEKHNAIDLGMAGELASVWREFRFDDTVRAVVVTGAGDKAFCTGIDRSVDVRQPSSPYSIDDPLIAIGPKANDLWKPVIAAVEGMACGGAFYLLGESEFVVASREATFFDPHTTYGMVSAYETIYLAQRMPYGEVARTALMGTAERTSARRAYETGLVSELTEPGGALDAALGCARIIASYPTGAVQGTVRAVWAAREGARGQAVAHAPHLIALGNLAAEGQAELFQGRGRGGYRLR